The following proteins are co-located in the bacterium genome:
- a CDS encoding 2-hydroxyacyl-CoA dehydratase family protein, whose product MEQVKLIGYTCSYTPVEILSATGYQPYRLLHGTIDLARRSDDRLRIDACPLVKSNVSFILENRERFAALVGTTGCDMARRMFDVLDRAIGVPTFLVNNPRTDNYQMYSDEIDWLVGELQRLSGKEINDQTLRPEIGRWEQARDQLRDIDGQRAALPSRVSTFEFQRSAGYYFTGRIQDIPKTVKPEPTDKPRVYLLGSPLVYESGFLLELLESHLRIAGDFNCGLSRMLSLRATDPCLEGLKKAYYHQPPCIFKRPNRDFYNWTAKRAHELKCAGVVAHTLDYCDSYEFELKKIERMLNLPLLKVRSDFSAQNLSQLKVRIEAFAEMIGASHGSKK is encoded by the coding sequence ATGGAACAGGTAAAGCTCATCGGATATACGTGTTCTTATACGCCGGTCGAGATCCTGAGCGCGACCGGATACCAACCGTACCGTCTTCTGCACGGGACCATCGACCTGGCGCGCCGCAGCGACGACCGCCTCCGGATCGACGCCTGCCCGCTGGTAAAATCGAACGTTTCATTCATCCTGGAAAACCGTGAACGCTTCGCCGCGCTCGTGGGCACGACCGGCTGCGATATGGCGCGCCGCATGTTCGATGTTCTTGACCGCGCAATCGGTGTTCCCACGTTTCTTGTGAACAACCCGCGTACTGATAATTATCAAATGTATAGCGACGAGATCGACTGGCTGGTTGGGGAATTGCAGCGCCTTTCAGGCAAAGAGATCAATGACCAGACATTGAGGCCGGAAATAGGACGCTGGGAACAAGCCCGGGACCAGCTTCGCGACATCGATGGGCAGCGCGCCGCGTTGCCGTCCCGCGTTTCGACTTTCGAATTTCAGCGGTCTGCCGGATATTATTTCACAGGCAGGATCCAGGATATCCCCAAGACCGTTAAGCCTGAACCGACGGACAAACCGCGGGTCTACCTGCTGGGCAGCCCCCTGGTCTACGAATCGGGCTTTTTGCTCGAGTTGCTCGAATCACACCTGAGAATTGCCGGGGACTTTAATTGCGGCCTGTCCAGGATGTTGAGCCTGCGCGCGACCGATCCCTGTCTTGAGGGTCTTAAAAAAGCTTATTACCATCAACCACCCTGTATCTTCAAACGCCCCAACCGGGATTTCTATAATTGGACAGCCAAGCGCGCGCATGAATTAAAATGCGCGGGCGTGGTGGCACATACGCTTGATTACTGCGACAGCTATGAATTCGAGCTGAAAAAGATCGAGCGTATGCTGAACCTTCCCCTGCTCAAGGTCCGAAGCGATTTTTCAGCGCAGAATCTCAGCCAGCTGAAAGTACGGATCGAGGCATTCGCCGAAATGATCGGAGCAAGCCATGGCAGTAAAAAATAA
- a CDS encoding 2-hydroxyacyl-CoA dehydratase family protein, with translation MAVKNKRFIDPAPRKISLAQWSEQFRHIGDDLIQKYCYYGNKSWGTYLTPPATFMVYGARELKRLRLDNSLASLRMWGFVFNESERLFRARQSGKKVVATMGDLGIVPYIIMAFPECIPFYPECIWWTPFFRESADLLDVATQLGAPEAACFVRAAISAFHKKAYFPRPELLIASTGASCDDYSCVMQMVEDMGHELLWLEIPARRIHESAIETAADYRARFENYLMNDYQKVWDRMIRLTRTKDIDFSGLHQSIHKANRLRTLVESIKDLNRNAPCPPLPALEMMTVEFGNLYGYADIDEWISIVEMLYETVAHRIDKGTGIAGADTIPIAWVTPSADPILLNIVEDLGCRVVETEYVINQALVPIDENIEPFRALARAFYQASLIGSTQARVERIRQAARERKIKGVLITNMLGASHCAMETRLIESMITEVPVVSIDIPMPSGVTEQLRTRLEAFVEIMR, from the coding sequence ATGGCAGTAAAAAATAAACGCTTTATTGACCCGGCCCCCCGGAAAATATCACTGGCGCAGTGGAGCGAGCAATTCCGCCATATCGGCGACGACCTGATCCAGAAGTACTGTTACTACGGCAACAAGTCATGGGGCACTTACCTTACCCCGCCGGCGACTTTCATGGTCTACGGCGCTCGCGAACTGAAACGCCTGCGCCTGGACAATTCGCTGGCATCCTTGAGGATGTGGGGTTTTGTGTTCAACGAATCAGAACGGCTGTTCCGCGCCCGTCAATCAGGTAAAAAGGTCGTTGCCACAATGGGCGACCTGGGTATTGTTCCTTATATTATCATGGCTTTTCCCGAGTGCATTCCGTTCTATCCGGAATGTATCTGGTGGACGCCGTTCTTCCGCGAGTCGGCAGACCTGCTGGACGTTGCCACGCAGCTGGGAGCGCCAGAAGCGGCATGTTTTGTCAGGGCCGCGATCTCGGCATTTCACAAGAAAGCGTATTTTCCCAGGCCCGAACTCCTCATCGCTTCTACCGGCGCTTCTTGCGATGATTATTCTTGCGTGATGCAAATGGTCGAAGATATGGGCCACGAGCTGCTTTGGCTCGAGATCCCCGCACGTCGTATCCATGAATCGGCGATTGAAACAGCAGCCGATTACCGGGCGCGATTTGAAAATTACTTGATGAACGATTACCAGAAGGTCTGGGACCGCATGATCCGGCTCACGCGGACGAAAGACATCGATTTTTCAGGACTGCACCAGAGTATACACAAGGCTAACCGGCTCCGGACGCTGGTGGAAAGCATAAAAGATCTGAATCGCAACGCGCCCTGCCCGCCCCTGCCGGCGCTCGAAATGATGACGGTCGAGTTCGGGAACCTGTACGGGTACGCTGACATCGACGAATGGATCAGCATCGTCGAAATGCTTTACGAGACAGTGGCGCATCGGATCGACAAGGGTACCGGCATTGCCGGCGCTGATACCATTCCCATCGCCTGGGTCACGCCATCAGCCGATCCCATCCTATTGAATATCGTGGAAGACCTCGGCTGCAGAGTCGTGGAAACTGAATACGTCATCAACCAGGCGCTCGTACCGATCGATGAGAATATCGAACCTTTCAGAGCGCTAGCGCGGGCGTTCTACCAGGCGTCCCTGATCGGTTCGACACAAGCAAGGGTGGAGCGGATCAGGCAGGCGGCGCGCGAACGCAAGATCAAAGGGGTACTGATCACCAATATGCTGGGAGCTTCACACTGCGCCATGGAGACGCGGCTCATTGAAAGCATGATAACGGAAGTCCCAGTCGTGTCGATCGACATACCCATGCCTTCCGGCGTCACCGAACAGCTCAGGACGCGGCTGGAAGCGTTCGTGGAGATAATGAGATGA
- a CDS encoding uroporphyrinogen decarboxylase family protein, with protein MKDVLTSRERFGLLVIDERPDRVNVMPLITSHAATVAGIKLKEYYTNGEAMARAQLVALEKYGHDAIAVFSEVGIIAEAMGSAFTYPENDLPVLKKGALEIKKLAGIKVPDPEKDVRLPVYLQAIEYAYAAVADRVPILAFVPAPFTTAMSLGAPDQFLIDTIRNRSQVNALLDLSLQACKEFCYAIINAGGLPVLVDPLASSSVISPRTYREFALPYEADLIRFLHRYDLDIVLHICGDTTPILELLPETHADLVSVDQVDMDNVLDKVSRDMRIIGNFNTSLLAQATPDIIARETSMMVRSAMHSPRGYVASTGCEVPIHTPSPNVRAFVMAAKEAGWY; from the coding sequence ATGAAAGATGTTCTAACATCGCGTGAACGTTTCGGACTGCTGGTCATCGACGAAAGACCAGACCGCGTGAATGTCATGCCCTTGATCACGTCGCACGCGGCAACCGTTGCCGGCATCAAGCTCAAGGAGTACTACACGAACGGAGAGGCAATGGCGCGCGCCCAGCTTGTCGCCCTTGAAAAATACGGCCACGATGCGATCGCTGTTTTTTCGGAGGTCGGGATCATCGCCGAAGCCATGGGTTCGGCGTTCACTTATCCCGAAAACGACCTTCCGGTCTTAAAAAAAGGAGCGCTGGAGATCAAAAAACTTGCCGGCATTAAAGTGCCGGATCCGGAAAAGGACGTGCGACTGCCCGTCTACCTTCAAGCGATCGAATATGCCTATGCCGCTGTTGCCGACCGCGTGCCGATCCTTGCCTTCGTGCCGGCGCCTTTCACAACCGCCATGTCGCTGGGCGCGCCTGACCAGTTCCTGATCGATACTATCCGCAACCGATCGCAGGTCAACGCGTTGCTCGACTTGTCCCTGCAAGCCTGCAAGGAATTTTGCTACGCGATCATCAACGCCGGAGGGCTGCCCGTGCTTGTCGATCCGCTGGCATCAAGCAGCGTCATCAGCCCGCGTACCTACCGGGAATTTGCCCTGCCCTACGAGGCCGATTTGATCAGGTTCCTGCACCGCTATGACCTCGACATTGTTCTGCATATTTGCGGCGATACCACGCCTATCCTGGAGCTGCTGCCCGAAACGCATGCCGATCTCGTGAGCGTTGATCAGGTTGACATGGATAATGTTCTGGATAAAGTATCCAGAGACATGAGGATCATAGGTAATTTCAACACGTCACTATTGGCGCAGGCAACCCCGGATATCATTGCACGGGAGACTTCGATGATGGTCCGCTCGGCCATGCACAGCCCGCGGGGCTATGTCGCCTCGACCGGTTGTGAAGTCCCCATTCACACGCCATCCCCCAATGTCCGCGCGTTCGTCATGGCTGCCAAGGAGGCCGGTTGGTATTAG
- a CDS encoding acyl-CoA dehydratase activase, which translates to MVLGIDVGSLYSKGVLFDGEIRKKVVVKTSYRPREAIAEIKRELWGYNLIAATGYGRELVTDAHRTITEISAFARGAAYIDRTVRTIIDIGGQDSKVIKLKDGALDRFVMNDRCAAGTGNFIEKMAQALDLTLEEFGALALKSGRPEPIDSLCVVMAETEILSLVSEGKRIEDIIFGICDSLIRRIIGISGQIGIEDPVLFCGGGALNPGLVKALEHNLHSVMQSPIPQYVGALGAALSI; encoded by the coding sequence TTGGTATTAGGCATTGACGTGGGCTCGCTCTATTCAAAGGGCGTGCTTTTTGACGGTGAGATCCGGAAAAAAGTGGTGGTAAAAACCTCATACCGGCCCAGAGAGGCGATCGCGGAGATCAAAAGGGAATTATGGGGATATAACCTCATCGCCGCCACCGGTTATGGCCGCGAGCTGGTGACCGACGCCCACCGCACCATCACCGAGATCAGCGCTTTTGCGCGCGGCGCCGCTTACATCGACCGGACGGTCAGGACCATCATTGACATCGGCGGGCAGGACAGCAAGGTCATTAAATTAAAAGATGGCGCGCTTGACCGCTTCGTGATGAATGACCGCTGCGCCGCGGGTACCGGTAACTTCATCGAAAAAATGGCGCAGGCGCTTGACCTGACGCTCGAAGAGTTCGGGGCCCTGGCGCTGAAATCAGGGCGTCCCGAGCCGATCGACTCGTTATGCGTGGTGATGGCCGAGACCGAGATCCTGAGCCTGGTCAGCGAAGGCAAAAGGATCGAGGATATTATTTTCGGCATCTGCGATTCGCTTATCCGCCGGATCATCGGCATAAGCGGCCAGATCGGCATCGAAGATCCGGTGCTTTTCTGCGGCGGCGGCGCCCTGAATCCGGGCCTGGTAAAAGCATTGGAACACAATCTGCATTCGGTCATGCAGTCACCTATCCCGCAGTACGTCGGCGCGCTGGGCGCCGCTCTGTCCATCTAG
- a CDS encoding class II glutamine amidotransferase codes for MLWRYRPFLLKTCLLIIPVVFAVLVMISRHAEPSRPVPHNCRMWGITTSSMYYGLEVIVRAHLDSLRALGNSNKDGWGITFFTRTDPDTVMPLIERGEPSAPSDPRYELAVNDLIMFLKNTGIAHVRSRSSGPTDIPNPHPFFRKSLRRNLNLLFSHNGTVDTKTLLELIRREDPAYLNSNPPDYPDPNYLDSDLYFLFIVEIIDTHLSESIEQCVRLAVTKIDSALGPPANTSQLNFLMTDGYTLWALRHGWLIPDYYTLYFYPIPQNEPSNFWIAASVPMGIDPGPWCEIPNSCLVTLRPGEKPLLTYIYNQPPCSLTIPVSAALAVHQNPSSRKINATYELAARTQVRITVRNIAGIHVKTIADEWQALGVHTVTWEGKDERGNTVPAGPYFISLEHNGKAMTRKAVLLQ; via the coding sequence ATGCTCTGGAGATACAGGCCCTTCTTGTTAAAGACCTGCCTGCTGATAATACCTGTGGTATTCGCGGTCCTGGTCATGATCTCAAGGCACGCGGAGCCAAGCCGGCCGGTGCCGCACAACTGCCGCATGTGGGGGATCACCACGTCATCCATGTATTACGGTCTGGAAGTGATCGTGCGAGCGCATCTTGATTCATTGCGCGCCCTGGGCAATTCTAACAAGGACGGATGGGGGATCACTTTTTTCACGCGCACCGATCCGGATACGGTCATGCCATTGATCGAGCGCGGCGAACCCAGCGCGCCGTCCGATCCCAGGTACGAACTTGCGGTCAACGATCTGATCATGTTCCTGAAGAACACCGGCATTGCCCACGTGCGCAGCCGGAGCAGCGGACCGACCGACATACCTAATCCCCATCCTTTCTTCAGAAAATCGCTGCGTCGGAATCTGAATTTGCTTTTTTCACACAACGGTACGGTGGATACCAAAACTCTCCTGGAGCTGATCCGGCGTGAAGATCCCGCTTATCTCAACTCCAATCCGCCCGATTATCCGGACCCCAACTATCTTGATTCCGACCTCTATTTCCTGTTCATTGTCGAGATCATAGACACGCATCTGTCAGAAAGCATTGAACAGTGCGTCCGCCTTGCCGTCACAAAGATCGATTCGGCTTTAGGCCCGCCCGCAAATACCTCCCAGCTGAACTTTTTGATGACCGACGGCTATACCCTTTGGGCATTAAGGCACGGCTGGTTAATTCCGGATTATTACACTCTCTATTTTTATCCGATTCCGCAAAATGAACCATCCAATTTTTGGATCGCGGCTTCGGTCCCCATGGGCATTGATCCTGGACCCTGGTGTGAGATCCCGAATTCGTGCCTGGTGACGCTGCGACCGGGCGAGAAGCCGCTCTTGACTTATATATATAACCAACCGCCGTGCTCATTGACGATCCCGGTTTCCGCGGCGCTCGCAGTGCACCAGAACCCGTCGAGCAGAAAGATCAACGCGACGTACGAACTCGCAGCGCGTACGCAGGTGCGCATTACGGTCCGTAATATCGCGGGGATTCACGTCAAGACCATCGCCGATGAATGGCAGGCTTTGGGCGTCCATACCGTTACCTGGGAAGGCAAGGATGAACGCGGTAACACGGTCCCGGCGGGTCCCTACTTCATCTCTCTGGAGCACAACGGCAAGGCCATGACCAGAAAGGCCGTTTTACTTCAATAA
- the selA gene encoding L-seryl-tRNA(Sec) selenium transferase — translation MKKIKEKNAPSEKGSALRQIPAVDAVLGWDEIKPFCETFEHAHLLTVVRDLIDDFRKRLAAGESLKLDDLKKSMRDELGALTSHYYRYAINALGIVLHTGLGRAPYNNDIPETLRAVSTGYSVLQIDDEGKRADRYHKLSRLLQILTGAEAGMMVNNNAGATLLILSALAKDREVIVSRSQLIEIGGAFRIPDVMAMSGAVMREVGTTNRTHLKDYEGVINDRTAALLRVHQSNYRITGFTKEVSLDELVALGKKYSIPVIDDLGSGALVDLAAYKLPREPLVQESVKAGADVICFSGDKLIGGPQCGIIVGRKKYIDLIKKNPLHRALRCCKLTNAALETTLQLFLLKEEQLMKKHRVLSMLVRPLDEIKTHAENCARQLKTLSGHVRIEVRPSKSEVGGGSLSTEELPTYVVALKPEKISVETLARALRTYSTPIFGRIETDQLLLDFRTILEGEEEIIIKALNEILGGEKVGS, via the coding sequence ATGAAAAAAATAAAGGAAAAAAACGCACCTTCTGAAAAAGGCAGCGCGCTCAGGCAGATCCCGGCCGTCGATGCCGTGCTGGGCTGGGATGAAATAAAACCGTTCTGCGAAACCTTTGAACACGCGCATCTTCTAACGGTCGTCAGGGACTTAATCGACGATTTCCGTAAACGCCTTGCTGCCGGAGAATCTCTGAAGCTCGACGACTTGAAAAAAAGCATGCGCGATGAACTCGGAGCTTTGACCAGCCACTATTACCGATACGCGATAAATGCGCTGGGTATCGTCCTCCACACGGGTCTGGGCCGCGCGCCGTACAACAATGATATTCCTGAAACGCTGCGCGCGGTATCAACGGGTTACTCGGTCCTCCAGATCGACGACGAAGGCAAGCGCGCCGACCGCTATCATAAGCTCAGCCGTCTTTTGCAGATCCTGACCGGAGCCGAGGCGGGCATGATGGTCAACAACAACGCGGGCGCGACCCTGCTGATATTAAGCGCCCTGGCAAAGGACCGCGAGGTCATAGTTTCGCGCAGCCAGCTTATCGAGATCGGCGGCGCGTTCAGGATCCCCGATGTGATGGCGATGAGCGGGGCGGTCATGCGCGAGGTGGGCACGACGAACCGCACCCATCTTAAGGATTACGAAGGCGTGATCAATGATAGAACCGCGGCATTGCTGCGTGTCCATCAGTCCAATTACCGCATCACCGGTTTCACCAAGGAAGTATCGCTCGACGAACTGGTCGCCCTGGGAAAAAAATACAGCATCCCCGTGATCGACGACCTTGGCAGCGGCGCCCTGGTCGACCTGGCTGCTTATAAATTGCCCCGGGAACCGCTGGTGCAGGAAAGCGTAAAAGCCGGTGCCGACGTAATCTGCTTCAGCGGCGACAAACTCATCGGCGGACCACAATGCGGTATCATTGTTGGCCGGAAAAAATACATCGACCTCATCAAGAAAAACCCCCTGCACCGGGCGCTGCGCTGCTGCAAGCTGACCAATGCAGCCCTGGAAACGACGCTGCAGCTTTTCCTGCTTAAAGAAGAGCAATTGATGAAGAAACACCGGGTCCTGTCCATGCTCGTCCGGCCCCTTGACGAGATCAAAACACACGCCGAGAACTGTGCCCGTCAATTAAAGACGCTTTCCGGTCATGTCCGCATCGAGGTAAGACCTTCAAAATCAGAGGTCGGTGGCGGCTCGCTCAGCACTGAAGAGCTGCCGACATACGTGGTCGCCCTGAAGCCTGAAAAAATATCGGTCGAAACGCTGGCCCGGGCATTAAGAACGTACTCCACGCCGATCTTCGGCCGGATCGAAACCGACCAGCTGCTGCTTGATTTCCGGACGATCCTCGAAGGTGAGGAAGAGATCATAATCAAAGCACTGAATGAGATCCTTGGTGGGGAAAAAGTTGGTAGTTGA
- the selB gene encoding selenocysteine-specific translation elongation factor: protein MTKHIVIGTAGHIDHGKSALIKALTGTDPDRLKEEKERGMTTDLGFAFYGDNVTIIDVPGHEKFVRHMLAGASTIDFVFLVIAADDGIMPQTTEHLDILKLLELKQGIIVLTKRDMVDAEHLEMVTEEIRDYVAGTFLENAPIVPVSNTTGEGIDTLKKMIDGLIPKLETKTDRGVFRMPIDRCFTIKGFGTVVAGTILSGTVRVGETYEILPSGKKVKIRGIEVHNHEVTEAGTGYRAAINLTGVEKEEVERGDVISQVNFYTPSSFINASLYILQSAEKPLKNLVRLRIHFGTKEVLGRIVILEKKTLAPGEKGMVQFRLETPAVCDVGDRYVIRTYSPPMTIGGGVIIEPKAEKVKGFDEQLIEHLHKIEDRDPVIMIKENLMSNYLLPRKIDEIAYDLNLQAAQVQGIVQELLKDSEVVRIDEKRGLYYEAENMTKMRSRIKEILTEYHRSNPTLTGMPKIDLGIGIGRGLDNTLLGYVLERMSGDKIVKVASDNKVSLHDFGVVLDKGLDTMVKKLDKLYCTSEYKPPDYNELIAQQHGPEDIVKKAYRYLIDTGLVIFLGEGIAMHRTMVDQARERLVKFLKTNKEIRVAEFRDLLGGTSRKYALPLLIYFDTKGVTIRRGEVRVSGQTGS, encoded by the coding sequence ATGACCAAACACATCGTCATCGGCACGGCAGGGCATATTGACCATGGCAAGAGCGCTCTGATAAAAGCGCTCACCGGTACTGACCCGGACCGGCTCAAGGAAGAAAAAGAAAGAGGCATGACCACTGACCTCGGGTTCGCGTTCTACGGAGACAATGTCACCATCATCGATGTCCCCGGTCATGAAAAATTCGTCAGACACATGCTTGCCGGTGCAAGCACCATCGATTTCGTGTTCCTGGTCATTGCCGCTGACGACGGGATCATGCCTCAGACCACGGAACACCTTGATATCCTTAAATTACTGGAATTAAAGCAGGGTATCATCGTTCTTACCAAACGGGACATGGTTGACGCAGAGCATCTGGAAATGGTCACGGAAGAAATAAGAGATTATGTCGCCGGCACTTTCCTGGAGAACGCTCCGATCGTCCCGGTATCAAATACTACCGGCGAGGGCATTGACACTCTTAAAAAGATGATCGACGGTCTGATCCCTAAATTGGAAACCAAGACAGACCGGGGTGTTTTCCGAATGCCGATCGATCGGTGCTTCACGATAAAGGGATTCGGCACCGTTGTCGCCGGTACGATCCTGTCCGGAACGGTAAGAGTTGGCGAAACCTACGAGATCCTGCCCTCGGGTAAAAAGGTAAAGATCCGGGGCATCGAGGTCCATAATCATGAGGTTACCGAAGCCGGAACCGGGTATCGGGCGGCGATCAACCTCACCGGCGTGGAAAAAGAAGAAGTGGAACGCGGCGACGTGATAAGCCAGGTCAACTTTTACACGCCATCAAGCTTCATCAACGCTTCGCTGTATATCCTGCAGTCGGCAGAAAAACCGCTGAAGAACCTGGTGCGGTTGCGCATTCATTTCGGCACAAAAGAGGTGCTGGGCAGGATCGTCATCCTGGAAAAGAAAACCCTGGCGCCGGGCGAAAAGGGCATGGTTCAGTTCCGTCTGGAAACGCCGGCGGTCTGCGACGTCGGCGACCGGTATGTCATAAGAACTTATTCCCCTCCCATGACGATCGGCGGCGGCGTTATAATTGAACCCAAGGCGGAAAAGGTCAAAGGATTTGACGAACAGCTGATCGAACATCTGCACAAGATCGAGGACCGCGATCCCGTTATCATGATCAAGGAAAACCTCATGTCAAATTACCTGCTACCGCGTAAGATCGACGAGATCGCATATGACCTCAATCTCCAGGCAGCACAGGTGCAGGGTATCGTGCAGGAGCTGTTAAAAGACAGCGAAGTCGTACGCATCGATGAAAAACGCGGCCTGTATTACGAGGCCGAGAACATGACAAAAATGCGCTCAAGGATCAAGGAGATCCTGACAGAATATCACAGAAGCAATCCAACGCTAACCGGCATGCCGAAGATCGACCTCGGCATCGGCATTGGCCGCGGGCTCGATAACACGCTGCTTGGTTATGTGCTGGAACGTATGTCCGGGGATAAGATCGTTAAAGTTGCGTCGGATAACAAGGTCAGCCTCCACGACTTCGGCGTCGTGCTGGACAAGGGGCTTGATACCATGGTTAAAAAACTGGATAAGTTATATTGCACGAGCGAATACAAACCGCCCGATTACAACGAGCTCATCGCGCAACAGCACGGTCCCGAGGATATCGTGAAAAAAGCATACCGTTATCTGATCGATACGGGGCTGGTGATATTCCTGGGCGAAGGGATCGCCATGCACAGGACAATGGTGGACCAGGCACGGGAAAGACTGGTCAAGTTCCTTAAAACCAACAAGGAGATCCGCGTCGCTGAATTCCGCGACCTGCTGGGCGGGACCAGCCGTAAATACGCTTTGCCGCTGCTCATCTATTTTGACACGAAAGGCGTAACTATCAGACGCGGCGAGGTCAGGGTTTCAGGACAAACTGGCAGTTAA
- a CDS encoding class I SAM-dependent methyltransferase, whose product MNVYEENNKRLWNELTDVHIRSYGVSEFKKGESTLDAIQLKEMGDIKGKSLLHLQCHFGLDTLSWAREGVIVTGVDFSEKSIAYANQLREELNIEARFICCNVYDLKKHLNEKFDIVYASQGVLCWLKDLGKWAKMIEHFLKTDGIFYIMEHHPLICIFSDLKRGDLEIIHPYFHGEKPAKWRDASPDYSDDTYIRKNPSYEWQWSLSDVVNSLVRAGLRIEFIHEFDKIFYKALPDMKRDKSGWWYLPDYRNKIPLMFTLMARSKSKI is encoded by the coding sequence ATGAATGTTTATGAAGAAAACAACAAACGGTTGTGGAATGAACTTACGGATGTGCATATCAGGTCATATGGGGTTAGCGAATTCAAAAAAGGCGAATCCACTCTTGATGCTATTCAATTAAAAGAAATGGGCGATATTAAAGGGAAATCATTACTTCATCTCCAATGCCATTTTGGGTTAGATACTTTGTCATGGGCAAGAGAGGGGGTTATTGTGACTGGAGTGGATTTTTCGGAGAAATCGATTGCTTATGCCAACCAATTGAGAGAGGAATTGAATATCGAAGCCAGATTCATCTGTTGTAACGTTTATGATTTAAAAAAGCATTTAAATGAGAAATTCGATATTGTGTATGCATCTCAAGGAGTTCTCTGTTGGTTAAAGGATCTGGGAAAATGGGCAAAAATGATCGAGCATTTTTTGAAAACAGACGGCATTTTTTATATAATGGAGCATCATCCTTTAATATGTATATTTAGTGATTTAAAGAGGGGGGATTTGGAGATTATTCATCCTTATTTCCATGGTGAAAAACCGGCGAAATGGCGTGATGCATCACCCGATTATTCGGACGATACGTATATCCGAAAAAATCCATCATATGAATGGCAATGGTCATTGAGTGATGTTGTAAATTCATTGGTAAGGGCGGGTTTGCGAATTGAATTTATCCATGAGTTTGATAAAATATTCTATAAAGCTTTACCCGACATGAAACGCGACAAAAGTGGCTGGTGGTACTTGCCGGATTATAGAAATAAAATACCTTTGATGTTCACATTAATGGCCAGGTCAAAAAGCAAGATTTGA
- a CDS encoding M48 family metalloprotease, which produces MKNLDNDAQFASALAHEVGHVVARHSIKCLQAIYGYSIVMEVALGDKIGKVARQAVDAATGLILQGYGRENEYEADDYGVLYAKKAGDNPKGMVQLFEKFKALEGKPPNAFEKLLLSHPPAKDRIDNANKQIKTVGGIDLPYFETEYSAVKAKL; this is translated from the coding sequence TTGAAGAACCTGGATAACGATGCTCAGTTCGCTTCGGCGCTGGCTCATGAGGTGGGTCATGTCGTGGCGCGGCATTCGATCAAGTGCCTGCAGGCGATCTATGGATATTCCATCGTCATGGAGGTGGCGCTGGGTGACAAGATAGGAAAAGTCGCGCGCCAGGCAGTCGATGCAGCCACGGGACTGATCCTCCAGGGATACGGCCGGGAAAATGAATATGAAGCCGATGATTATGGAGTACTGTACGCCAAAAAGGCGGGCGATAATCCCAAGGGCATGGTGCAGCTTTTTGAGAAATTCAAGGCGCTTGAGGGCAAACCGCCCAATGCCTTTGAGAAACTTTTGCTTTCACACCCGCCGGCCAAGGACCGGATCGACAACGCGAACAAGCAGATAAAAACTGTCGGCGGCATTGATCTGCCGTATTTTGAAACCGAATACTCCGCAGTAAAAGCAAAACTATAA